One genomic region from Quercus robur chromosome 4, dhQueRobu3.1, whole genome shotgun sequence encodes:
- the LOC126722390 gene encoding very-long-chain aldehyde decarbonylase CER1-like yields MAAVIHPFAEHIIYFMLFSIPILTTVFTGTGSLVSLTGYILYIDVMNNMGHCNFELIPKRLFSIFPPLKYLMYTASFHSLHHTQFRTNYSLFMPIYDYVYGTMDKSTDAVYETSLERPEESPKVVHLTHLTTLESIYYLRLGFATLASKPHTSKWYLWLMWPMTSWSLIITWIYGNTFVVEANTFVKLKWQSWVVPRYTIQYKLQWPREAINSMIERAIPDAEMKGVKVLSLGLLNQGEELNRNGELYIQRYPQLKLNPVDGSSLVVAVVLNSIPKGTTEVLLRGKLTKVAYAIANTLCERDIKVATLYKDEYEKLHLRLTTKMKSNLILSTSYAQKTWLVGDGWTEEEQLKASKGTLVFPFSQFPPKKMSKDCFYHSTPAMIAPKSLTNIHSCENWLSRRVMSAWRIAGILHGLEGWNVHECGDSMFNIEEIWQASLRHGFQPLTMPN; encoded by the exons ATGGCAGCTGTGATTCATCCTTTCGCGGAACACATAATATATTTCATGCTCTTCTCAATACCGATATTGACCACAGTGTTCACCGGAACTGGTTCCTTAGTATCCTTAACTGGTTATATTCTGTATATTGATGTCATGAACAACATGGGTCACTGCAACTTTGAGCTCATTCCAAAGAGGCTCTTCTCCATCTTCCCTCCTTTAAAATATCTCATGTACACAGCTTC GTTTCATTCACTACATCACACCCAATTCCGCACCAATTATTCACTTTTCATGCCTATATATGACTATGTCTATGGAACAATGGACAAGTCCACGGACGCTGTATACGAGACTTCACTTGAAAGACCTGAAGAGTCACCAAAAGTGGTACATCTAACCCATCTGACCACATTGGAGTCCATCTATTATCTTAGGCTAGGATTTGCCACCTTGGCCTCCAAGCCCCACACTTCCAAATGGTACTTGTGGTTGATGTGGCCTATGACATCTTGGTCCCTGATCATCACATGGATCTATGGAAATACGTTTGTTGTAGAGGCAAACACATTCGTAAAGCTCAAATGGCAGTCTTGGGTGGTTCCAAGATACACtatacaa tacaAGTTACAATGGCCAAGGGAAGCAATCAATAGCATGATTGAAAGAGCCATACCAGATGCTGAAATGAAAGGAGTTAAGGTGCTAAGTCTAGGCCTACTAAATCAG GGTGAGGAACTTAATAGGAATGGTGAGCTTTACATCCAAAGGTACCCTCAGCTGAAATTAAATCCGGTGGATGGAAGTAGTTTAGTAGTGGCTGTCGTGCTAAATAGCATTCCAAAAGGAACAACCGAAGTGCTCCTTAGAGGCAAACTTACTAAGGTTGCTTATGCCATTGCCAATACTCTATGTGAAAGGGATATAAAG GTGGCAACATTATACAAGGACGAGTATGAGAAGCTTCACTTAAGGCTTACCACCAAGATGAAAAGTAACTTAATACTTTCAACAAGTTATGCTCAGAAG ACATGGTTAGTAGGAGATGGATGGACCGAAGAGGAACAACTGAAGGCATCAAAAGGAACATTAGTCTTTCCTTTTTCTCAATTCCCACCAAAGAAAATGAGCAAAGATTGTTTCTATCATAGCACACCAGCAATGATCGCTCCCAAATCTCTTACGAACATTCACTCTTGTGAG AATTGGCTATCAAGAAGAGTGATGAGTGCTTGGCGTATTGCTGGGATATTGCATGGTTTAGAAGGATGGAATGTGCACGAATGTGGGGACTCCATGTTCAACATCGAGGAGATATGGCAAGCAAGTCTTCGACATGGTTTCCAACCATTAACGATGCCCAACTGA